A window of Chryseobacterium sp. IHB B 17019 genomic DNA:
AAAACCCTTACACTGGCGCCTAAACCAATGGCGGCTTTTGTGGCAAATTCTCCAACGATTCCTGCTCCTAAAATCACTACTTCCGCCGGTCGTACTCCTGTAATTCCGCCCAGCATCAATCCATTTGATAAGGCTAAAAGTTCGGAAGCGTAGAGTATGGAAACTGTTCCTGCAATTTCTCCTACAAGCCTTACCAACGCTAGTTGCTTATACTCATCTACAATGAATTCAAAGGCGATGGCGTTGACTTTTTTCTCTGCAAGTTTCAGGAAATAATCTTTGTCTCTCAAATTAATTTGAAGTGCCGAAACCAGATACGTATTTGGTTTCATATACTCAATTTCCACTTCTGTAGGAGGATTGATTTTTAAGATCAAATCCTGAGAAAATGCTTCTTTCGGATCATTGGTGATTTTTGCACCCGATTCAGAGTATTGTAAATCTGTAAAAAATGAACCTTCCCCGGCTCCTGATTCTATGATAATTTCATGGCCATGTTCTACCAAAACCTGTACTGCATCGGGTGTGATACAAGTTCTTCTTTCATTCAGAGAGGTTTCTTTTGGGATTCCTATGCTGAATTGTTTTCCTTTTCTGATAACTTCCAGTTTTTCTTCTTTCGGCATCAGTTCCTCTTCGGTAAAAGGAGTAAAAATATTTGTAGTACTCATCCTTTAAATTGTTACGTTCTTACAGATAGTTATTTTACAATGAAATTCAACAGCAAAGATACATAATATTTACTCGAATGATATCTCTCTGCTTTGTCCGGTATTGATGATGCTCATTTCATGATACTTAAGTCCGTAAAGCTCTTCTTCGTACACTTCCGGCCATTCGATGATGCAGAGAAAAGCATTATCCAGGTACTCTTCAATGCCGATATCATAGACTTCTTCGATGTTTTTCAACCGGTATAAATCGAAATGATAAATTTTCCCTTTCGGTGTATTGTATTCATTAACAATAGAATAGGTGGGAGAATTGACTTCATCCTTACTTTCCAGATTTTTAAGCAAAAATTGGGTGAAAGTAGTTTTTCCTGCCCCAAGATTTCCTTTTAATAAAAGAATATTGTGCTCCAGCTGGGGAATAATTTTGTCTACTATTTCCTGCCAGTCTTCGATTTTATGGATCGTGTATTTCATTATTTATTTAATCTTTCGAGTGTTTTTTCAAATTCAAAATTACTGAAAATTAAAATTCAGGCAATTCTTTTTAAGTGTAGTAATTTATTATATTTTAATAATCTTAATAGTTTAATGATTTGAGGTAAATTAATTAACATAAAACTGCCCGTAATTTTTAGAATACAGGCAGTTTTTATTTTAATGCTTAATAATGCTGAATGATTTCTGGTAACCGGTTTTCGCATTTCTTACGATGACGAAATACATCCCGATCGGTTTGTCGGAAAACGGAACCTGATGGGTCTGATTAGCAATCATTTTTTTATATAAAAGCTGTCCTAGGCTATTTAAAATCTGAACTTCATAATTTCCTTTTTTCGGGTCGATGGTGAATTCATTTTTAACGACACGGGGATAAACACTTACATTTTCAATTTCATTAACCCCTAAAAATCCAATTTTCGGGATGTTTCCTGAAATACTGTAAAGTCCAAGTGAGGCATAGTTCGTGTATCCTGTATCGGGAGTTCCCTCACCGGTTCCGCTGATGGCGAGATAATAATCGCCTGCAGCTAAGGTTGTAGTAATAACAACAGGATCACCGAGATTCATTGGATTTCCGGTGTATGAAGAAATCAGAACATGCTGGCTGTTGTATAGCTGTACTTTCAGCAGCAGGTCACTGTGTCGTTCCGAAGCCTGTACTTTTAATGTAATCGTTCCTCCGTTTGCATGAAACAAGAACATATCAACATCATTAGTATGGTCAATAATTCCTTTATTTTGTGACGCTTCTACCAGCTCACCAGAAGTCGTAAGATAAGACGCTGTCGAGAATGTATCTCCTTGATTATCTTGTCTGTAACCAACTCCGTTTGTTGATGGATTGGAAATAATGGCGAGATCATCTTCATGATTTGACCCATTCGAGTATTCGGCTTTGCTCCACTGCGTTACGTTTTTATAATAGCTTACTCCCATGATCGGGGCCCAGTTTCCGTTGCCTGAATAATAAGCATATTGGCCCTGTCCGTCGTGATAGAGCCCAAATGTATGACCAAATTCATGAGAAGCAATCTCGCCCACGATTTTCCCGTAAATACCGGATGATAACGTAAATACCCAACACGGAAGATCGCTTAACGAAGAAAAGCTGTTGATAAGCGCAGTTCCCGCACCTCCCGGAGATACAATGTCGGTAGGAGTGATGACGCATCTTCGCCTTTTGTTTTGAGGATAGCTGTTATAAACATTCTCATCAGTGGTTACATTCAGGTTGAAAGGCCTGAAATCTTCAGCAACAATCTCCCAGGCTTCCAAAATATTGGCATCGCTCATTCCTGAAGGTAGCGCTACAATAGGATTTCCGCCATTCCATCCGCTTCCGCTGGGAACAGTGTGGCCGTCAAAATCAAGTAATAGGCATCCTGCAGCTCCGGGAAAACTTTGCAGATTGGAAATACTGACATTGGGGGTGCTCTTTTGGCTTTTTTCCACCAAAGAAGCCGTTGTAGGAACGTGAAAATCTACGCAAACGATTTTATTAATATCCATCTCTTTTATAAATGCATTTCCCTTAGTATCAGAATAATAGCTGTAAGCTTTTTTATTTTGAGGAAATATAATATTGCCTTCCAATTGATTTTTATTAATTATAATTCTAAAAGTTCCCGGAGTATTTCCTTGTACTTCACCTTCAAGATGCAATATATCGTCTTTGCTATGCTGATAATTTACCATGGATTGTAATGCTTCTTTATTTGATACATAAAGCATTAAGTTTGGTTTTTCATTACCTGTTGTTTTCAATTTTGACTGCAGCTGATTCAAAAATTCAACATTGGTTCCTAGCGGGTAATCCCGCGTACTCTTTTGGGCATTAATAAAGGAGCATGCTAAAAGAAAAGCAGTCAAAAATGCCCATTTTCTAAATTTAAAAGTAATTTTTTTCATCTTAATTATTTTTGATGGTTCAACTTTGAATTCTTAAAAAATAATTTGTGTTTTAATCAGTTTTTTTGGATATATTTAAGTACCCAAAATTTATTTAGATGAAAGTTAAAATAAATTTAAGTATCTGAAAATCAGCGCAATTTGGGATTCGTTTGGTTTTTTATTTTAAAAAATTGGTTGATAGTATGTTGCAATTTTTATTGATTCCATGATACAGTCGCATAGACATTCTAAATGGCTTATTATTAGTTAATTATCTTTTTTATATCTAATTTTTCAGGTTATTTGCTATTGTTTTAAAATTTAAATCCTTAGAAATAAAAAAACATATTCTTATTTTTACATCATGATTTCCAAACAGACCATAGACAAAATATTCTCAACGATCCGTGTAGAAGAGATTGTGGGAGAATATGTGCAGTTGAAGAGGGCAGGGTCTAATTTTAAGGGGCTCAGTCCGTTTCATGATGAAAAAACACCGAGTTTTGTAGTTTCTGCAAGCAAGCAGATTTGGAAAGATTTTTCGACCGGAAAAGGGGGAACGGCCATTTCTTTTTTAATGGAAATTGAAAATTTTACCTATCCCGAAGCCCTTCGCCATGCGGCAAAAAAGTATGGAATTGAGATTGAAGAAGATCAGAAAGACTTTTCTGAAGAGGCAAAGCAGGCTCACACTGAAAGAGATGTACTGTACAAAATCCATGAGGTTGCGAATAATTATTTCCAGGAAACGCTTTGGGATTCTGAGGAAGGGAAAAGTATTGGTTTAGCGTATTTTAAAGAGCGTGAACTGAAAGATGATATCATCAGAAAGTTTCAACTGGGATACTCTCCAGAGCAGAAAAATGCTTTTACGGCGTATGCTTTAGAAAAAGGATATTCTAAGGAAGCTCTTGAAAAATCCGGACTTTCCATCTTCCCTGAAAACACACCGACAGGTGTTGACCGTTTCCGGGAAAGGGTTATTTTCCCGATTCACAGCTTTTCCGGAAGAGTACTTGGTTTTGGAGCGAGGATTCTTAAAAGTAATGTCAAAACCGCGAAATATCTCAACTCTCCGGAAACGGAAATTTATCATAAATCCAATGTTCTTTACGGATTAAATCAAAGCAAACAGGCAATTTCCAGAAAAAATGTCTGTCTTTTGGTGGAAGGATATATGGACGTGATTTCGCTTCACATGTCCGGAATTGAGAATGTAGTGGCAAGTTCAGGAACTTCTTTAACGACGGAACAAATTAAGCTTATTAAGAGATTAACGGAAAATGTTACTATCCTTTTCGACGGTGATAATGCCGGTATCAAGGCCAGCTTCCGAAGTATTGACATGTTGCTGACGGAAGGTATGAATATCCGTGTTTTGCTTTTCCCGGACGGTGATGACCCCGATTCTTTCGCCCGAAAGCATCCTCAGGAATATGTTGAAAAATTCATCGAAAATGAAGCGATGGATTTTATTGATTTTAAAGCTGAGATCCTTTTAAAAGAAGTTGGAAATGATCCTATAAAAAAAGCGGAAGCGATCAGGGATATTGTAAAATCTGTAGGTTTTGTTCAGAATGCTTTAAAAAGAGAAGTTTACCTTAAAGAAGTTTCCAATAAATTCGGGTTGTCTGAGCAGAGTTTGTTTAATGAATTGGATGTTCAGAAGCAAATAATTCAGAATCAGACACAAAAAGCCCAGTCCAGAGCGGAAGCCCAGCCGGCAAAGCTTGAAATTGTAAGTGAAAGTAAGGAAGATGTTGACCCGATTATCTTTAACGTTACTAAGCTTGAAAACGAACTGATCAACCATATGCTGAATTACGGCGATATTGTTCTCCACAGGACTACTCCCGATCATCAGGAATATGACATTACGGTAATTGAGGAAATTTTACACCATTTTGAAGAAGACGGCTATGAATTTCAGGTAGAATTGAATAAAAGGATTGTAGAATACATCAAAGAAGGCATTGAAAAGGAAGAATTGAGGAAAGGAAACTTTTTCTTCGGGTTAATGGATGAAGAGCTGAGTAAAGCCGCCGTCAGTTCTATGAATATCTACAGTGAATTGAATGACTGGAAAACAAGAAATATAGACTCGCCAAATTATGGAGATCGAATGCCCGAGCAAGTGGCCGGTGATATTTTGATTCATAAGTTCAGATATGTGAATTTCCTGATTTTAAAAACTAAAAAAGAACTCTCCGAGCACGCAGACTCTAATGAAGAAAAGTATTTTGAACTGCTGAAGAAAATTCACATGCTTACTTTGGTTTCGACAGAATTGGCAAAAATCTTAAATTATTCGGCTATTACAGGGATTTATACTGACAGATAAGTTGAGATTACATCTTAAAATAATCAGCATTATGACAAAAAGTCCTATAAAATTTTAGGAATAAAAGTTGTAATTTAAACTTTGTAAAATTTAATATACACAATAGAAATATGGACATTAAAAAAGAATTCAGAGACTTCTCTGTAAAGCATTTAGGAAACAGCGGTTTGGTTACCGATCAGTATATGGGAATGTATGGCCCAACGAATCTTACACCGTACATCATGGAAGAAAGAAGGTTGAACGTTGCCCAGATGGACGTTTTCTCCCGTTTGATGATGGACAGAATTATCTTCCTGGGAACAGGAATCGATGATCAGGTGGCAAATATCGTTACGGCGCAGCTTTTATTCTTAGAAAGTGCAGATCCTTCAAAAGACATTCAGATTTATATCAATTCCCCTGGTGGAAGTGTTTATGCGGGATTAGGGATCTATGACACGATGCAGATCATCAAGCCGGATGTAGCGACTATCTGTACAGGTATTGCAGCTTCAATGGGAGCGGTTTTACTGGTTGCAGGAGAAAAAGGTAAGCGTTCTGCGCTTAAGCACTCAAGAGTGATGATTCACCAGCCTTCAGGAGGTGCACAAGGTGTTGCTTCGGATATGGAAATCAACCTGAGAGAGATGTTGAAACTAAAGCAGGAGCTTTACGAGATCATTTCCGAACATTCCGGACAAACTTATGAATGGGTAGAAAAATCTTCCGACAGAGATTACTGGATGACTTCTGAGGAAGCAAAAAACTTCGGAATGGTAGATGAGGTTTTACAGAGATCAACCAAAGAGAAAAAATAATTTTCTTTAAAAAATATCAATTGAAACGCACTGACAAATGTTGGTGCGTTTTATTTTTTTAATTATTTGGAGCTGTTTCGCGCTATCCACTCATACTCCTCGCGCAGCCGCATTCTTTCAGAGCCAGCTCCTGCTGTGGGGTAACCGTTACTATCGCGGCTAGGGTGTTAGGTGATGCTATGAATGACAGTCATACACTTTCAAACCACCCCCGTCAAAAATTCTTACGAATTTTCGCCACTCCCAGAGAAGGGGAATTTTTTGCGCGTGATCATTCGCGTATCGATTTTTTTTAACAATTTTTATAAACTTATATTTCGTAAACGGCATTGTTTTTCCACTAAAAAAGTTACAACACTTAAAATCATACAATTATGTCAAAGAAAATTGCAATTTTAGCCACAAACGGTTTTGAGGAAAGTGAATTGAGATCACCAAAAGAACACCTTGAGCAGCAAGGCTGGACAGCGGATATCATCAGCCCGGAATCCGGAACAATAAAATCCTGGGCCGAAAAAGACTGGGGACAGGAATACAACGTCGACAAGACATTGGATGAGGCCAATGCTTCAGATTATGATGCTTTGGTTTTGCCGGGCGGCGTTATCAACCCGGATCAATTACGAACCAATGAAACAGCTTTGTCTTTTGTCAGAGGTTTTTTTGAGCAACAGAAGCCCGTGGCAGCGATTTGTCATGGCCCACAGATTTTAATCAATGCGGAAGTGGTTCAGGGAAGAAATATGACTTCCGTAAACTCCATCAGTAAAGACCTGAAAAATGCGGGTGCCAACTGGGAAGACAGTGAAGTAGTAGTGGACAATGGATTGGTAACAAGCCGTACCCCAAAAGATCTTCCTGCTTTCAATGCTAAAATGGTTGAAGAGATCATGGAAGGAAAACATGAAGATCAGACCATATAATTTCAAACTAAAGTTAATTATACAAGGCTTAGATTTTATCTAAGTCTTTTTTGAGTAAAATTAAAGTACAATTGTTATTAAATTCAAGATCAGTTTACAATCAATATCTACTTTCGCTTCCAATAAAAAGTGAACATGAAAAAACTCTTATTACCTTTACTTGCAGTTGTTGCGTTGGTAGCTTGTAATGATGATAATGTAAATAATCAGGAGATTAATTATTCCAAACTTCCGCAGGAATTCCCTTTTTCAACCCTGATGACTCTGAACGGAGTAAACGTTATCAACGGAGGTTTCGGTTCCGGAGCAACAGCGCATCCCACAAGGAAGGGAGAGTTTTATGTAATTACCGATCGTGGCCCGAATGTAGCCTATTCAAACGGTATTAAAATCTTAGTTCCAAACTTTACACCGACAATCATGCATTTTAAAATTAATGCAGACGGAAATATAGAAGTGCTTAAATATATTAAGCTTAAAAATCCTTCCGGACAACTGATCACCGGTCTTCCAAATCCCGCCGGAATGGGAAGCACAGGAGAAACTGCCTATGCAGCAGACGGAAGTGTTTTAGGAACTGATAATTACGGCTTAGACAGTGAAAGTATCGTTGCCGCTGCAGATGGAACCTTCTGGGTTTCTGATGAGTACGGACCACACATGGTTCATTACAGTGCAGATGGAGTAGAAATGGAGAGAATTAGCCCGATTGGTGTAAACACAGGAGCCAGAAAACTTCCCGCTGTTTTCGCAAAAAGAAGACCCAACCGCGGAATGGAAGGAATGTGCATGACACCAGACGGAAAAATGCTGGTAGGTACGATGCAGTCGACAATGTATGTTCCTACAAAAGCTTTGGCAACCAATACAACTTTAACGAGAATTGTAACTTTTGACCTTGCAACAGGACAGACCAAACAATATTTATACAAACAGGACGGCGGTGCTTCGGATTCTGTTTGCGATATCACCCCAATCAGCAATACGGAATTTTTAGTCATTGAAAGGGACGGAAATTTCGGTTCGGTGGGCGGACTTAAAAAAGTGTATAGAATTAATCTTTCCAATGCTTCCGATGTTTCAGGAACTGATCTTACAGCCGTTGACGGTATGAAAATCAACGGGAAAACGCTCGAGCAAAGCACCTGGGATGAAATCAACACCACAGGATTGAAGCCTGTTACGAAGACTTTAGCTGTTGATCTGGTTGCAAAACTGGGTTACGAGCATGATAAATTTGAAGGAATTGTGTATTTGGGAAATAATAAACTGGCAATTTTCAATGATGATGATTTTGGAGTTGCAGACGATGGAAACGGGAACCCAAAAACGAAAATTCTTCCTAAAACAGGAAAACAGGATAAAGGAACGATGTATATAGTCGATATTCAATAATTAGATTTTGTAAAGGAGCGGCGGCATCTTCGATGCCGCCGCTTTTGTTTTAGACTTATTTTCCGAAGATTATATGGATTTGCATATCTAATTTTGTGGCTTATTTGTGAAAATATTCGTGATATTTTTGTTTAAATTTCGTAGATTTTTTTACGCAAGTTTAATTAGTATAATCAACACAAGTAAGCAAAGAATAATCAGCAAGTTGATTTGATGAAGCTATGTTTTCACGCTTCGCGAGCAGATTTATTTGCCTTGCCTACTAAAATAAAGATAATAAAATCTTTGCGTTAAATCGATTTTAAGATTAATATTGAATTAAATCATTTAATGGAGGAGGATCATACAAGGCAATTTCCCAGTTTTCGTAAGGAGGATCAATTACGAAACTCGAATCACAATAGGTTCTAATATAATCCGTTGCTCTTTTTTCTGCATATTTTGCATTTAAAACCTGCCCATCCTCATCAAGTTCAATTACATTTACATAGATTGCAAAAGTCTGTTCAATTACACTAGGTTCTTCTCCATAAAGGCATAGATAATCAATTCCTTGAAGTGTATATTGACTTCCACTTGCCATAAAATATGCAAAAGTTCTTAAAGCTCCGCTAAAAGATTGACTAAGTCTTTTCATAATAACCTAATAATTGGTTATACTATATTAATTAAAAGCCTCAATAATCTTAGAAAAATCCTCCAGTTTCAAAGCCGCTCCACCAATCAATCCACCATCAATATCCGGCTGAGAAAAAATCTCTTTTGCATTATCCGGTTTTACAGAACCACCATAAAGAATAGAAACTTCGTCAGCCACTTCCTGTCCGTACTTTGCAGCGATAATATTTCTAATGTGGGCATGGATTTCCTGAGCTTGTTCAGGACTTGCCGTTTCGCCTGTTCCGATAGCCCAAACCGGTTCGTAAGCGATCACTACTTTTTTAATTTCCTCCGCAGAAAGTGTGAAAAGCGCAACTTCAGTCTGGTTTTTTACCACTTCAAAATGTTGACCGGCTTTTCTCTGTTCCAGGGTTTCTCCGTTACAGTAAACAGGAATTAAACCTTTATCAAGAGCCAATTTAATCTTTCTGTTGCAGTGAGAATCTGTTTCACCGTGATATTGTCTTCTCTCAGAATGCCCGATCAAAGAACCCGTTGCGTCGATTGATTCCAGCATATCTGCAGAAATTTCTCCTGTATAAGCTCCGCTTTCGTGCTCACTCATATCTTGAGAAAATACACCGATTTCGTCTTTTTCGAAAATATCTTTCGCCATCATCAAATATAAAGACGGAGGTGCAATCCAGACCTCACAGTTCGTGGCATTATTGTTTTTATAGCTTAATAATTGAACCATTAATTGTTGGGCATCAATTACATTTTTGTTCATTTTCCAGTTTCCTGCAACTATTTTTCTTCTCATAGATTTATATTTTATAGAAGTTAGAGATTAGAAACTAGAATTACAGTAAGTTTTAAATTATATCTAGCTTCTAATATCTAGTTTCTCAATTAATTAATTTTCCAAAGATTTTTCAAAAGCTTATAGAATGAATGTTCCTCATCCGTTACCTTATTGTCTGCTTTTATCAGGGTTTTGGCAAATTGTACAAACTTCTGACGCTCCTCTTGCGTAGAATCATCAAAAAAACAACGAGCATGGAATTCAAAATGACCTTTCCATTCTTCCGGCTTCAGTAGGGCGATGGTTTCCAATTCGTTATCAAGGTCCATTTTAAAAGGAAATTCATCAGCTAAGTATTGCTGAACAAGCATTCCTTCTTCAGGAGCAAACTCCCCATCCACAGAGGAAAGAATCATTAATAAATGATAACCGGCAATCGATTTATTTGACTTTTGCATTTGTAATTTTATAGTTTAAGTTTAGTGTTTAAAATTTTGTTTAAAGTTATCGGATTCAAAATTCAAATCCATAATTCAAAATTGACCATTTTCCATTCACAATTAACTATTTCACATAGTCTTTCGCAGGCTGTTTGTCTACAATTTTTCCGTTTTGTAAAATTAAAACAAAAGGATTGCTCCTTGCAATGGTTTTGATGGCAGTTCCGTCCATCATCATATTTTTAACGGTCTTAAAAGTATTTGGGTCGGTGGAAACTCCGTACACAACATTCGCTCCCTGACTTTTAACTTTAGCCTCAACCTGTTTAAGCAATTCAGGTGAAATATCTTTTGGATGATAAGAGAAAACCAGAATGGCTTTAGGGGCATTGATCACTTCATCAGTAGCTTCCATTCCAGTCGGATCCTCGATTTTAAACTTAACAATCTCCGATTTATAACCTTCTTTTATTAAGACCGATTCATTTTTTCCTTCCTCAATTTTCCATGGCGAACCTTCCTCCCAATATTTTGTTTCTTTAATATAATCGTCCTGATTTACCTTCAAAACTTCTCCTGTTTTCTGATTTTTAAGAGAGTAAAAAGTTTTGTATTCTGAAGGGTTTTTGTTGATTTTTTCCTTTTCAGCTTTTAAATCCGTTCCTATTTTATAATCACGGAAATCAATCATCGGTTCATGCATAATTCCCTGAGACATAATGAAAATCATAATCAGAGAAAAAATTCCCAACAGAATATATTTAAATTTACTGGAAGAATCTTTCGTGGTAGAGCTATGATCATCCTTTTTCTTAAACTCTTTTCTATAAAGAATAAATAAGATAATTAAACCTACCAAAAGAACAATATCTTTAATAAAACTTTCCCAAGGGGTAAACTTAATGGCATCTCCGAAACAGCCACAATCCGTTACTACATTGAAATATGCGGAGTAAAATGTAAGGAAACCAAAGAAAACACAAAGCGCAATTAATGCTGAAAGAGTGAATTTAAGCTTTAATTTTAATAAAAGCATAAATCCTAAAAGCAGCTCCAAAACCACAACAATTATTGAAAAAAGCAGGGCAAATTTCTCAAAAAAAGGCATATTGAAAACCGCAGGCGAGAAGTATTCCTCCATTTTAAAGGAAAAACCTACCAGATCCACCGCTTTTACAAAACCTGAAAGAATAAAAATAACAGCAATAACGAAACGTAATAAACCTTTTATCATATTAAATAGTTTTGGATTCAACATTGTTCTCTTTTTCGGAGAATTTTATTAAGCAGAAAACAGCATAATTCAGCATATCAAAATAATTTGCATCAAGGCCTTCTGAAACGATGGTAACTCCTTGATTATCTTCAATTTGTTTTGTTCTTAAAACTTTCTGATAAATCAAATCTGTGATGGAAGAAATTCTCATATCTCTCCATGCCTCGCCGTAATCGTGGTTTTTTCTTTCCATTAAATTCT
This region includes:
- a CDS encoding alanine dehydrogenase; translation: MSTTNIFTPFTEEELMPKEEKLEVIRKGKQFSIGIPKETSLNERRTCITPDAVQVLVEHGHEIIIESGAGEGSFFTDLQYSESGAKITNDPKEAFSQDLILKINPPTEVEIEYMKPNTYLVSALQINLRDKDYFLKLAEKKVNAIAFEFIVDEYKQLALVRLVGEIAGTVSILYASELLALSNGLMLGGITGVRPAEVVILGAGIVGEFATKAAIGLGASVRVFDNSLSKLRRLHTLVDSRVPTSIIDPKELGKAIRRADVVIGALPRLNMTPIVTEDMVMKMKKGSVIIDITIDNGKVIETSELTTMEEPYIIKHGVIHCGLPNLTSRMPRTTTKAISNFFLSYILNYDEEGGFENMLVRKNEMKQSLYMYKGRHTKKIICDRFGLTYHDINLLIF
- the tsaE gene encoding tRNA (adenosine(37)-N6)-threonylcarbamoyltransferase complex ATPase subunit type 1 TsaE; its protein translation is MKYTIHKIEDWQEIVDKIIPQLEHNILLLKGNLGAGKTTFTQFLLKNLESKDEVNSPTYSIVNEYNTPKGKIYHFDLYRLKNIEEVYDIGIEEYLDNAFLCIIEWPEVYEEELYGLKYHEMSIINTGQSREISFE
- a CDS encoding T9SS type A sorting domain-containing protein encodes the protein MKKITFKFRKWAFLTAFLLACSFINAQKSTRDYPLGTNVEFLNQLQSKLKTTGNEKPNLMLYVSNKEALQSMVNYQHSKDDILHLEGEVQGNTPGTFRIIINKNQLEGNIIFPQNKKAYSYYSDTKGNAFIKEMDINKIVCVDFHVPTTASLVEKSQKSTPNVSISNLQSFPGAAGCLLLDFDGHTVPSGSGWNGGNPIVALPSGMSDANILEAWEIVAEDFRPFNLNVTTDENVYNSYPQNKRRRCVITPTDIVSPGGAGTALINSFSSLSDLPCWVFTLSSGIYGKIVGEIASHEFGHTFGLYHDGQGQYAYYSGNGNWAPIMGVSYYKNVTQWSKAEYSNGSNHEDDLAIISNPSTNGVGYRQDNQGDTFSTASYLTTSGELVEASQNKGIIDHTNDVDMFLFHANGGTITLKVQASERHSDLLLKVQLYNSQHVLISSYTGNPMNLGDPVVITTTLAAGDYYLAISGTGEGTPDTGYTNYASLGLYSISGNIPKIGFLGVNEIENVSVYPRVVKNEFTIDPKKGNYEVQILNSLGQLLYKKMIANQTHQVPFSDKPIGMYFVIVRNAKTGYQKSFSIIKH
- the dnaG gene encoding DNA primase encodes the protein MISKQTIDKIFSTIRVEEIVGEYVQLKRAGSNFKGLSPFHDEKTPSFVVSASKQIWKDFSTGKGGTAISFLMEIENFTYPEALRHAAKKYGIEIEEDQKDFSEEAKQAHTERDVLYKIHEVANNYFQETLWDSEEGKSIGLAYFKERELKDDIIRKFQLGYSPEQKNAFTAYALEKGYSKEALEKSGLSIFPENTPTGVDRFRERVIFPIHSFSGRVLGFGARILKSNVKTAKYLNSPETEIYHKSNVLYGLNQSKQAISRKNVCLLVEGYMDVISLHMSGIENVVASSGTSLTTEQIKLIKRLTENVTILFDGDNAGIKASFRSIDMLLTEGMNIRVLLFPDGDDPDSFARKHPQEYVEKFIENEAMDFIDFKAEILLKEVGNDPIKKAEAIRDIVKSVGFVQNALKREVYLKEVSNKFGLSEQSLFNELDVQKQIIQNQTQKAQSRAEAQPAKLEIVSESKEDVDPIIFNVTKLENELINHMLNYGDIVLHRTTPDHQEYDITVIEEILHHFEEDGYEFQVELNKRIVEYIKEGIEKEELRKGNFFFGLMDEELSKAAVSSMNIYSELNDWKTRNIDSPNYGDRMPEQVAGDILIHKFRYVNFLILKTKKELSEHADSNEEKYFELLKKIHMLTLVSTELAKILNYSAITGIYTDR
- the clpP gene encoding ATP-dependent Clp endopeptidase proteolytic subunit ClpP; amino-acid sequence: MDIKKEFRDFSVKHLGNSGLVTDQYMGMYGPTNLTPYIMEERRLNVAQMDVFSRLMMDRIIFLGTGIDDQVANIVTAQLLFLESADPSKDIQIYINSPGGSVYAGLGIYDTMQIIKPDVATICTGIAASMGAVLLVAGEKGKRSALKHSRVMIHQPSGGAQGVASDMEINLREMLKLKQELYEIISEHSGQTYEWVEKSSDRDYWMTSEEAKNFGMVDEVLQRSTKEKK
- a CDS encoding type 1 glutamine amidotransferase domain-containing protein, coding for MSKKIAILATNGFEESELRSPKEHLEQQGWTADIISPESGTIKSWAEKDWGQEYNVDKTLDEANASDYDALVLPGGVINPDQLRTNETALSFVRGFFEQQKPVAAICHGPQILINAEVVQGRNMTSVNSISKDLKNAGANWEDSEVVVDNGLVTSRTPKDLPAFNAKMVEEIMEGKHEDQTI
- a CDS encoding esterase-like activity of phytase family protein, producing the protein MKKLLLPLLAVVALVACNDDNVNNQEINYSKLPQEFPFSTLMTLNGVNVINGGFGSGATAHPTRKGEFYVITDRGPNVAYSNGIKILVPNFTPTIMHFKINADGNIEVLKYIKLKNPSGQLITGLPNPAGMGSTGETAYAADGSVLGTDNYGLDSESIVAAADGTFWVSDEYGPHMVHYSADGVEMERISPIGVNTGARKLPAVFAKRRPNRGMEGMCMTPDGKMLVGTMQSTMYVPTKALATNTTLTRIVTFDLATGQTKQYLYKQDGGASDSVCDITPISNTEFLVIERDGNFGSVGGLKKVYRINLSNASDVSGTDLTAVDGMKINGKTLEQSTWDEINTTGLKPVTKTLAVDLVAKLGYEHDKFEGIVYLGNNKLAIFNDDDFGVADDGNGNPKTKILPKTGKQDKGTMYIVDIQ
- a CDS encoding DUF7677 family protein; translated protein: MKRLSQSFSGALRTFAYFMASGSQYTLQGIDYLCLYGEEPSVIEQTFAIYVNVIELDEDGQVLNAKYAEKRATDYIRTYCDSSFVIDPPYENWEIALYDPPPLNDLIQY
- the tpiA gene encoding triose-phosphate isomerase; this encodes MRRKIVAGNWKMNKNVIDAQQLMVQLLSYKNNNATNCEVWIAPPSLYLMMAKDIFEKDEIGVFSQDMSEHESGAYTGEISADMLESIDATGSLIGHSERRQYHGETDSHCNRKIKLALDKGLIPVYCNGETLEQRKAGQHFEVVKNQTEVALFTLSAEEIKKVVIAYEPVWAIGTGETASPEQAQEIHAHIRNIIAAKYGQEVADEVSILYGGSVKPDNAKEIFSQPDIDGGLIGGAALKLEDFSKIIEAFN
- a CDS encoding tellurite resistance TerB family protein, with the translated sequence MQKSNKSIAGYHLLMILSSVDGEFAPEEGMLVQQYLADEFPFKMDLDNELETIALLKPEEWKGHFEFHARCFFDDSTQEERQKFVQFAKTLIKADNKVTDEEHSFYKLLKNLWKIN